Proteins from a genomic interval of Desulfofustis limnaeus:
- a CDS encoding amidophosphoribosyltransferase → MGGLFGIVSQTDCVTDLYYGTDYHSHLGTKRGGLAVRDEQVFHRAIHNIENSYFRTKFEAELTRFHGRQGIGVISDTDPQPLIIDSHLGTFGIVTVGRINNLEQLARRALARKHYFSGSSDGVINPTEVTAMLICQEESFEAGIRAAQEAIKGSCSLLLLTEKGVYAARDRLGRTPLVIGRRPGALAISSESCAFANLGFAVDHFLGPGETLLLTADGWEQRLAPGEEMQVCAFLWVYYGYPASEYEGINVEQVRYQCGAVLARGDDVAADCVAGIPDSGVGHALGYANEKRIPYRRPFVKYTPTWPRSFMPQNQAMRDLVARMKLIPVRRLIDGQRLLFCDDSIVRGTQLKENVQVLFECGACQVHMRLACPTLIFPCEFLNFSSSRSTLDLAGRKIIQRLEGTEDKDLDLYAQAGSAKNLEMIEEIRRLLHLSSLKYQRLEDLVAAIGLPKDRLCTHCWDNSSYG, encoded by the coding sequence ATGGGCGGACTTTTCGGCATTGTCTCGCAGACCGACTGCGTTACCGATCTCTACTACGGAACCGACTACCATTCCCATCTCGGCACCAAACGTGGCGGGTTGGCGGTACGCGATGAGCAGGTATTCCATCGGGCCATTCACAATATAGAAAACAGCTATTTCCGGACCAAGTTCGAGGCCGAGCTCACCCGCTTTCACGGTCGTCAAGGCATCGGGGTGATCAGTGACACCGACCCGCAGCCGTTGATCATCGATTCCCATCTCGGCACCTTCGGCATCGTCACCGTCGGCCGGATCAACAACCTCGAGCAGCTTGCCCGACGAGCGCTGGCCAGAAAGCACTATTTTTCCGGCTCGTCCGATGGGGTCATCAATCCCACTGAGGTGACGGCGATGCTGATCTGCCAGGAGGAGAGCTTCGAGGCCGGTATCCGGGCAGCGCAGGAGGCCATCAAAGGATCCTGCTCGCTGCTCCTGCTCACCGAAAAGGGCGTGTATGCGGCCCGTGACCGGCTCGGCCGGACACCGCTGGTGATCGGTCGGCGGCCTGGGGCTCTTGCCATTAGTTCGGAGAGTTGCGCCTTTGCCAACCTCGGCTTTGCCGTAGACCATTTCCTCGGCCCCGGCGAGACGCTCCTGCTGACGGCCGATGGTTGGGAGCAGCGTCTCGCTCCAGGCGAAGAGATGCAGGTCTGCGCCTTTCTCTGGGTCTATTACGGTTATCCGGCCTCCGAGTACGAAGGCATCAACGTCGAACAGGTCCGTTATCAGTGTGGCGCTGTGCTGGCCCGGGGCGATGACGTGGCTGCGGATTGCGTTGCCGGCATCCCTGATTCGGGGGTCGGTCATGCGCTCGGTTATGCCAACGAGAAACGGATCCCCTACCGGCGGCCGTTCGTCAAATATACGCCCACCTGGCCGCGTAGCTTCATGCCGCAGAATCAGGCCATGCGTGACTTGGTGGCACGGATGAAGTTGATTCCAGTGCGGCGTCTGATCGACGGGCAACGGTTGCTTTTCTGCGATGATTCCATCGTTCGCGGCACCCAACTCAAGGAAAACGTACAGGTGTTGTTCGAGTGCGGCGCCTGCCAGGTGCATATGCGCCTGGCCTGCCCGACGCTCATCTTCCCCTGCGAATTTCTTAACTTTTCCTCGTCGCGTTCGACCCTCGATCTGGCCGGCCGCAAAATCATCCAGCGGTTGGAGGGTACGGAAGACAAGGATCTGGATCTCTATGCCCAGGCCGGTTCGGCCAAGAACTTGGAAATGATCGAGGAAATCCGCCGCCTGCTGCACCTCAGCTCGCTGAAGTACCAGCGGCTGGAGGATCTGGTGGCTGCCATCGGTTTACCCAAGGATCGCCTCTGCACCCATTGCTGGGATAACAGTTCGTACGGGTGA
- a CDS encoding PAS domain S-box protein: protein MTTASGSSARSPSGGVLERMWGLKRIDAVFLCAGLLWVCLLSLSLTVSWQQLRKTSLALAVEQAQAGFEKDILYRRWATMHGGVYVPVSERTPPNPYLTAPLRDVETVQGQRLTLVNPAYMTRQVHELGRETSGIVGHITSLNPIRPGNAADDWETRALQAFGAGATEVSSLEQVNGEPMVRFMRPMITEEGCLKCHAQQGYREGDVRGGISVSVPFAPYLAIEQQSKRTTAVSHALIGLSGLLALFLFRSVLLRSQKSLRDSEQRLEQLIHGLGEGVILQDAAERITLWNRTAAEVFHLQSDEIVGMSSTERNWNTIREDGSDFPATDHPSLHTLRTGVSLSGVVMGVRRDRDETVWIRVNTRPLYDRPVDKPSAVIISFADITEIRQAEGRLQQSEAKFRTLFENMTAGFALHEMIYDEEGRPWDYRYLEVNPAFERLTGLRAADLVGRTVREVLPATESYWIETYGQVARSGEPQAYQNYSQEIDGYFDVWVFSPAKDRFAVVFTDMTERVVALRALRESEENLRSLFNAIHESVFLFDRTGVIIAANETFAKRVGKRVPECLGSSIYSLVDDAVASHRKVVVEELIRTGRPARFEDVRNGRHLHHSLYPVLDVDGSVLRVAVYAMDITERRRSEEELRLSEKRYRYLFDNVQDVVYTTTFDGTIIDITPSIKELSKGQYVREDLIGGTWADFYEHPEERQDVLDALQKDGVINDYRIVLKNRDGSTAVCSISAKLQYDDAGNPDRIIGNIRDVTDRVDLEKQLLQAQKMESVGRLAGGVAHDFNNMLGVIIGYTDLILEQVDEHQPIYPALKEIEQAAQRSADLTGQLLTFARKQTVTPKVLDLHETVVGMLTMLRRLIGEQIKLVWMPCPESLLVKMDPIQIDQILANLCVNARDAIRGNGTVTIETRSEELDKTDTAGRPDAIPGPFACLAVTDDGCGIDPADLPHLFEPFYTTKGIGSGTGLGLATVYGIVTQNGGFLEVDSHLGRGTTIEVYLPRITEMVAEQSRSPRESTAVQKGEETILLVEDEPMILEMATQMLRHEGYRVIAAASPEQAVRMAAEHPQLIHLLITDVIMPSMNGKELAHRLHTVYPDLRCLFMSGYTADIIAHHGVLDTGISFIQKPFSRTELLVKVREVLDRTELG, encoded by the coding sequence ATGACGACCGCCAGCGGCTCATCTGCTCGTTCTCCATCTGGGGGGGTACTCGAGCGGATGTGGGGATTGAAGCGTATCGACGCGGTCTTTCTCTGTGCCGGCCTCCTCTGGGTCTGTCTTCTGTCCCTGTCGCTTACTGTTTCCTGGCAGCAACTGCGCAAAACTTCTCTGGCTCTGGCGGTGGAGCAGGCCCAGGCCGGATTCGAAAAAGACATCCTGTACCGGCGCTGGGCCACCATGCATGGGGGCGTCTATGTTCCGGTCAGCGAGCGTACGCCGCCCAATCCCTACCTGACGGCCCCTTTACGGGACGTGGAGACCGTCCAGGGCCAGCGACTGACATTGGTCAACCCCGCCTATATGACCCGACAAGTGCATGAACTGGGCCGGGAGACATCGGGAATCGTCGGTCACATCACCAGTCTCAATCCCATCCGGCCGGGAAATGCGGCCGATGACTGGGAGACTCGAGCCTTGCAGGCCTTTGGTGCGGGGGCCACGGAGGTCAGTTCGCTGGAACAGGTGAACGGCGAGCCAATGGTTCGCTTCATGCGGCCAATGATCACGGAAGAGGGCTGCCTGAAGTGTCATGCCCAGCAGGGGTACCGAGAAGGGGATGTCCGCGGCGGGATCAGTGTCTCGGTCCCTTTCGCTCCGTATCTGGCCATCGAACAGCAAAGCAAAAGGACCACGGCGGTGTCGCATGCCTTGATCGGTCTGTCGGGGCTGCTGGCCCTCTTCCTGTTCCGTTCGGTATTGCTTCGTTCCCAGAAGTCCTTGCGTGACAGCGAGCAGCGCTTGGAGCAGCTGATCCACGGGCTTGGCGAAGGCGTCATCCTCCAAGACGCAGCGGAGCGTATCACGCTGTGGAATCGGACCGCAGCCGAGGTTTTCCATCTTCAGTCAGACGAGATCGTCGGCATGTCCTCAACCGAGCGTAACTGGAATACTATCCGTGAGGATGGCTCTGATTTTCCGGCGACCGACCATCCGTCTTTGCACACGCTACGCACCGGTGTTTCATTGAGTGGCGTCGTGATGGGAGTCCGGCGAGACAGGGACGAAACGGTCTGGATCAGGGTCAACACCCGGCCGCTCTACGATCGACCGGTTGATAAGCCGTCGGCGGTCATTATCTCGTTTGCCGACATTACCGAGATCCGGCAGGCCGAAGGCCGGTTGCAGCAATCGGAGGCGAAGTTCCGAACGTTGTTCGAGAATATGACCGCCGGGTTCGCGCTGCACGAAATGATCTATGACGAAGAGGGACGGCCTTGGGATTATCGCTATCTCGAGGTGAACCCGGCGTTCGAGCGGTTGACCGGATTGCGGGCTGCCGATCTGGTCGGCCGTACGGTAAGGGAGGTGCTGCCCGCCACCGAGTCCTACTGGATCGAGACCTATGGTCAGGTGGCCCGTAGCGGCGAGCCGCAGGCATATCAGAACTATTCACAGGAGATCGACGGGTATTTCGATGTATGGGTCTTCTCCCCCGCCAAAGACCGATTTGCCGTGGTCTTCACCGACATGACCGAACGGGTTGTTGCCCTTCGCGCGCTTCGCGAGAGTGAAGAAAACCTGCGCTCGCTGTTCAATGCCATCCACGAATCGGTCTTCCTCTTCGACCGCACCGGGGTCATTATCGCTGCCAATGAGACCTTTGCCAAACGCGTCGGCAAGCGTGTGCCGGAGTGTCTTGGCTCCTCTATCTACTCCCTGGTCGACGATGCAGTGGCGTCTCACAGAAAAGTTGTGGTGGAAGAATTGATCCGGACCGGTCGTCCGGCACGTTTCGAGGATGTTCGAAACGGCCGTCATCTCCACCATAGTCTCTATCCGGTCCTTGATGTCGATGGTTCGGTGCTCCGGGTGGCGGTCTATGCCATGGATATCACCGAACGCCGCCGATCCGAAGAAGAATTGCGGTTGAGCGAGAAACGATATCGCTACTTGTTCGACAACGTCCAAGATGTGGTTTACACGACGACTTTCGACGGCACCATCATCGATATCACGCCGTCCATCAAAGAACTGTCCAAGGGACAGTATGTGCGGGAGGATTTGATCGGCGGGACCTGGGCTGATTTTTATGAGCATCCCGAGGAGCGCCAGGATGTCCTGGATGCCCTGCAAAAAGATGGTGTTATCAATGACTACCGGATTGTTCTGAAAAACCGGGATGGCTCAACAGCGGTCTGTTCGATCTCGGCGAAGCTGCAGTACGACGATGCCGGCAACCCGGATCGGATTATCGGCAATATCCGCGATGTCACCGATCGGGTTGATCTGGAAAAACAGCTGTTGCAGGCGCAGAAGATGGAATCGGTTGGCCGGTTGGCCGGCGGTGTCGCCCATGACTTCAACAACATGCTTGGTGTGATTATCGGCTATACCGACCTCATCCTCGAGCAGGTGGATGAACACCAGCCTATCTATCCGGCATTGAAGGAGATTGAGCAGGCGGCCCAGCGCTCGGCCGATTTGACCGGTCAATTGCTGACTTTCGCCCGCAAGCAGACGGTGACGCCGAAGGTTCTCGACCTGCACGAGACGGTGGTGGGCATGTTGACCATGCTTCGTCGGTTGATCGGTGAGCAGATCAAGCTGGTCTGGATGCCGTGTCCCGAATCCCTGTTGGTAAAAATGGATCCCATTCAGATCGATCAAATCCTTGCCAATCTCTGCGTCAATGCCCGCGACGCCATTCGTGGCAATGGGACGGTCACCATCGAGACCCGTAGTGAGGAACTGGATAAAACCGATACGGCCGGAAGGCCTGACGCGATTCCTGGACCGTTTGCCTGCCTTGCCGTCACCGATGATGGGTGCGGAATTGATCCGGCCGATCTCCCTCACCTCTTCGAACCGTTTTATACGACCAAGGGGATTGGGTCCGGCACCGGGCTGGGGCTGGCCACCGTTTACGGCATTGTCACCCAGAACGGCGGTTTCCTGGAGGTTGACAGCCACCTGGGCAGGGGGACGACGATAGAGGTGTATCTCCCCAGGATTACCGAAATGGTAGCGGAGCAGTCCCGGTCGCCACGGGAATCGACGGCGGTGCAAAAAGGGGAGGAGACAATCCTGCTCGTGGAGGATGAGCCGATGATCCTGGAGATGGCCACCCAGATGTTGCGCCATGAGGGGTATCGGGTCATTGCGGCGGCATCGCCGGAGCAGGCCGTCCGCATGGCCGCCGAACATCCTCAACTCATTCACCTGCTGATCACCGATGTGATCATGCCGTCCATGAACGGTAAGGAACTCGCTCATCGCCTGCACACCGTCTACCCCGATCTCCGATGCCTGTTCATGTCCGGCTACACCGCTGATATCATCGCCCATCACGGCGTGCTTGATACCGGTATCTCTTTCATCCAGAAGCCGTTTAGCCGAACCGAGCTCCTGGTCAAGGTCCGTGAGGTCTTGGACCGAACCGAGCTTGGCTGA
- a CDS encoding rhomboid family intramembrane serine protease produces the protein MNNSKRNSLLCPNCRRLVSRSAPACPHCGLKTPGSLWNDNIFTRGDGDGAGILRLVLAVNIALFVVSLLVDLRHTAYSSNPLGFLSPSSNSLLVLGSTGAVPLFHFQRWWTLISAGYLHGSLLHLVFNMIALHQIGPLLIREFGASRTVVIYTLSSIGGYLLSALFGVRFTIGASAAICGLLGAALYYGKSRGGVYGQAIYRQLGGWAIGIFIFGFIVPGINNWGHAGGMLVGALVAYWLGYRERARDTISHKFFAMACVAGTAVALLWSLINGLFFLLR, from the coding sequence ATGAACAATAGCAAACGCAATTCCCTGCTCTGCCCCAACTGCCGCCGGCTGGTGAGCCGCTCGGCACCGGCCTGCCCTCATTGTGGGTTGAAAACCCCGGGCTCGTTATGGAACGACAACATCTTCACCCGCGGCGATGGTGACGGTGCCGGTATTCTGCGTCTCGTCCTGGCCGTCAATATCGCCCTGTTCGTCGTCTCGTTGCTGGTTGACCTGCGCCATACTGCCTACTCCTCCAACCCGCTCGGCTTTCTGTCGCCGAGCAGCAACAGTCTATTGGTTCTCGGTTCGACCGGGGCGGTGCCGCTCTTTCATTTCCAGCGCTGGTGGACGCTGATTTCGGCAGGATATCTGCACGGAAGCCTGCTTCACTTGGTTTTTAACATGATCGCCCTGCACCAGATCGGACCGCTGCTCATCAGAGAATTCGGGGCAAGCAGAACGGTTGTCATCTATACGCTGAGCAGCATCGGCGGTTATCTCCTCTCGGCCCTATTCGGCGTTCGCTTCACCATCGGCGCTTCAGCCGCCATCTGTGGTTTGCTCGGAGCGGCGCTCTATTACGGTAAGAGTCGGGGCGGCGTGTACGGCCAGGCAATCTACCGTCAGTTGGGCGGCTGGGCCATCGGTATCTTCATTTTCGGCTTTATCGTGCCGGGTATCAACAACTGGGGACATGCCGGAGGGATGCTGGTTGGCGCCCTGGTAGCTTACTGGCTCGGCTATCGGGAACGGGCCCGGGATACCATCAGCCATAAATTTTTCGCCATGGCCTGCGTAGCCGGTACCGCCGTCGCTCTGCTCTGGTCGTTGATCAACGGGCTGTTCTTCCTGCTGCGCTGA
- a CDS encoding MFS transporter: protein MTTPDEQDRRPGHNLLLVLLLVAGVQVLATLSVLSLATLAPAVAPSFGIGAHFVGYQVSVIYISAAIISLLAGSLVSRWGAITTSQCAMALCLVGVLGLTAGNLLVLVLSSLLIGAGYGMTNPAASHLLFRLAPAKHRNLLFSLKQTAVPIGGVIAGLLLPALTAAIGWRSALLACAGLVVALFFVLNRYRRRFDRDRSPSRPLMQSIQYGLRVLFRRKELLRLSVMAFCYSATQLSLMSFAVSLLVQDLGKSLIIAGTVVSLVQGCGAGGRILWGIIADRFGAGIPILVGIGILSTLSSLGVAVVNERWPFAAVIALLCLYGACSIGWNGVFLAEVARISKDEAVSSMTGMVLCFTFLGVVVGPTVFALTYSQLTSYTATYGIMALFPAVGTVSLLRFRPSKA from the coding sequence ATGACCACCCCCGACGAACAGGACCGCCGGCCCGGGCACAATCTGCTGCTGGTACTGCTGCTGGTGGCCGGGGTACAAGTCCTGGCCACCCTGTCGGTACTCTCCCTGGCCACCCTGGCCCCGGCCGTGGCTCCGAGTTTCGGGATCGGCGCACATTTTGTCGGCTACCAAGTGAGTGTCATCTATATCAGCGCCGCCATCATTTCATTGCTTGCCGGCTCTCTGGTTAGCCGCTGGGGCGCCATCACCACCAGCCAATGCGCCATGGCCTTGTGCCTGGTTGGGGTCCTCGGCCTGACCGCCGGCAATCTTTTGGTACTCGTCCTCAGCTCCCTGCTGATCGGTGCCGGCTACGGTATGACCAATCCGGCCGCCTCCCATCTGCTGTTCCGCCTGGCCCCGGCCAAGCACCGCAACCTCCTGTTTTCCCTCAAGCAGACCGCCGTACCCATCGGTGGGGTCATTGCCGGTCTCCTCCTGCCGGCCTTGACCGCCGCCATCGGTTGGCGTTCGGCCCTGCTGGCCTGCGCCGGCCTGGTTGTTGCCCTCTTCTTCGTCCTCAACCGGTACCGGCGCCGATTCGACCGGGACCGCAGCCCTTCTCGACCGCTGATGCAAAGCATTCAATACGGTCTGCGCGTACTGTTTCGTCGCAAGGAGCTACTTCGCCTGTCGGTGATGGCCTTCTGCTATTCCGCCACCCAGCTGTCTCTGATGTCGTTCGCCGTCTCATTGCTCGTTCAGGATTTGGGAAAAAGCCTGATCATCGCCGGGACCGTTGTCTCCCTGGTCCAGGGGTGCGGGGCCGGCGGCAGGATCTTGTGGGGTATCATCGCCGATCGTTTCGGTGCGGGGATACCGATCCTGGTGGGTATCGGCATCCTCTCGACTCTCTCATCACTGGGCGTGGCCGTGGTGAACGAAAGGTGGCCGTTTGCCGCCGTCATCGCGTTGCTGTGCCTTTACGGCGCCTGCTCGATCGGCTGGAATGGGGTATTTCTGGCAGAAGTGGCACGGATCAGCAAGGACGAAGCAGTCAGTTCCATGACCGGCATGGTACTGTGCTTCACTTTTCTGGGAGTTGTGGTCGGCCCGACCGTGTTCGCCCTCACCTACTCACAGCTCACGTCGTATACCGCCACGTATGGAATAATGGCGCTGTTCCCCGCCGTCGGCACCGTATCACTGCTCAGATTCCGCCCCTCGAAGGCGTAG
- a CDS encoding TPM domain-containing protein → MRRRGLGTWLIVLGLVVCSCSDSHDHQFIEDRAGLLLDGERQRIDAYYRALQTDFAVSCRVIILAEAHEDINHTATELFANLGRETNGARGLLFLIDPIGHQIRVEVGYDLEGMFPDAFVGYLERDQLAPFFQQNRVGTGIEATTELFIARAQRDSAGFSFDPGVELGIGNHYSGGAGARLEVTIGSSPEPPVAAAAARSRYLPGATPEQSLAVYRRVLTEKIKDPQLPLYTQETRRFLADWVVTYAQQDNERRHLEESTIDRIIEAGDRAVIRFPPEERTHPPYFFSRSSSGWEIDLAAMNRILHMNHKNQYHFPSLDHEYRFGFSDWEFDANGFPRAQH, encoded by the coding sequence ATGAGACGGAGAGGGCTCGGCACCTGGCTAATTGTTCTGGGGCTTGTTGTCTGCTCCTGCAGCGACAGCCATGATCATCAGTTTATTGAGGATCGCGCCGGACTGCTCTTAGATGGCGAGCGGCAGCGCATCGATGCCTATTATCGCGCCCTGCAGACCGATTTTGCCGTCTCCTGCCGGGTAATCATTCTCGCCGAGGCACACGAAGATATCAATCACACGGCAACCGAACTCTTCGCGAATCTGGGCAGGGAAACCAACGGAGCCCGAGGCCTGCTGTTCCTCATCGATCCGATCGGCCACCAGATTCGCGTCGAAGTCGGTTACGATCTCGAAGGGATGTTTCCGGATGCTTTTGTCGGTTACCTGGAACGAGATCAGCTGGCACCGTTTTTCCAGCAAAACAGGGTCGGCACCGGCATCGAAGCCACCACCGAACTATTCATCGCCCGGGCTCAACGAGACTCTGCAGGTTTTTCCTTCGATCCTGGTGTCGAGCTGGGCATCGGCAATCACTACTCGGGCGGAGCCGGCGCCCGCCTGGAGGTGACGATCGGTTCGTCCCCTGAACCACCCGTTGCCGCGGCGGCAGCCCGCAGCCGCTACCTCCCCGGAGCCACTCCGGAACAGAGTCTGGCCGTCTATCGGCGCGTCCTGACCGAAAAAATCAAAGATCCGCAGCTGCCGCTCTACACTCAGGAAACCAGACGATTTCTGGCCGACTGGGTGGTAACCTACGCCCAGCAGGACAACGAACGGCGCCACCTCGAAGAGTCTACGATAGACCGGATAATCGAAGCGGGCGACCGAGCCGTCATCCGTTTTCCTCCCGAAGAACGAACCCATCCTCCCTACTTTTTCTCCCGAAGCAGTTCCGGTTGGGAGATAGATTTGGCGGCCATGAATCGAATCCTGCACATGAACCATAAAAACCAGTACCACTTTCCATCGTTGGACCATGAATACCGCTTCGGCTTTTCCGATTGGGAGTTCGATGCCAACGGCTTTCCTCGGGCGCAACACTGA
- a CDS encoding putative sensor domain DACNV-containing protein gives MQHQAYQLSQPFIRELFERISGSKEIIAPAPALNDVFPRGVYPESEQLTEIVSVAYWASFATEEGQTVRVSLIYRQLDQTADTFHFDTPLDFSSATIIKLSPALRAQHADLGVWPDASGHLKIWGFTASVNETSIKPDLRVKSLGPGRLLVMHSGRAVAALSANRALFIDPRPFLHAIMPKIAAQAKATDITLQNLSRYNALLQIAQQMRQHQRGGTVLIVPEDAGWKKSITMPVRYTGGTNFLDAESMVPTPSRTELEDAEKLQRLIKEMKLNLGKDSLRNWQQVQQQCGRIAQLTAVDGALVMTYDRFVYCFGAKIGAIDTRALKADLEIIEPFEGHEPFTQPFSSLSGTRHASAAQFAFDQPGAIAMVASQDGNVTFFSKNERKGTIIAVRQAETTLLHEGLGSLVWNLSFFSETGWLDKGTSESERGYLKGIITWMRNTFRKEG, from the coding sequence ATGCAACACCAGGCCTATCAACTCAGTCAACCGTTCATCCGGGAATTGTTCGAACGGATCAGCGGCTCGAAGGAGATCATCGCCCCCGCTCCGGCCCTCAACGATGTCTTTCCTCGCGGGGTTTATCCGGAAAGCGAACAATTGACGGAGATTGTCTCGGTCGCCTACTGGGCCAGCTTCGCCACCGAAGAGGGGCAAACGGTACGGGTATCGCTCATCTACCGGCAGCTGGACCAGACCGCTGATACCTTTCATTTTGACACCCCGCTCGACTTTTCCTCAGCGACCATCATCAAACTCAGCCCGGCCCTGCGGGCTCAGCATGCCGATCTCGGCGTCTGGCCCGACGCTTCGGGCCACCTGAAGATCTGGGGATTTACCGCCTCCGTCAACGAAACGAGCATCAAGCCCGACCTGCGCGTAAAAAGCCTGGGTCCGGGACGGCTCCTGGTCATGCATTCGGGTCGTGCCGTTGCCGCCCTGAGCGCCAATCGAGCGCTGTTTATCGATCCCCGGCCGTTTCTCCATGCGATCATGCCGAAGATCGCGGCCCAGGCCAAAGCCACCGACATCACCCTGCAAAACCTGTCCCGGTACAACGCTCTTCTGCAGATCGCCCAGCAGATGCGCCAGCACCAGCGCGGCGGCACGGTACTGATCGTGCCCGAAGACGCCGGCTGGAAGAAGTCAATTACGATGCCGGTGCGGTACACCGGCGGCACCAATTTTCTCGATGCCGAGTCCATGGTGCCGACACCGTCCAGAACCGAACTCGAAGATGCGGAAAAGCTGCAGCGACTCATCAAGGAGATGAAGTTGAATCTCGGCAAAGACTCCCTGCGCAATTGGCAGCAGGTCCAGCAGCAGTGTGGCAGGATCGCGCAATTGACCGCGGTGGACGGCGCCCTGGTCATGACCTACGATCGATTCGTCTATTGTTTTGGTGCCAAGATCGGCGCCATCGATACCCGTGCCTTGAAGGCCGATCTGGAGATTATCGAACCTTTCGAAGGCCACGAACCCTTCACGCAACCGTTTTCCAGCCTCAGCGGTACCCGGCACGCCTCCGCCGCCCAGTTCGCCTTCGATCAACCCGGGGCGATAGCCATGGTCGCCTCCCAGGATGGAAACGTCACTTTCTTCAGCAAGAATGAACGGAAGGGAACCATCATCGCCGTACGCCAGGCGGAAACGACCTTGCTTCACGAAGGGCTCGGCAGCCTGGTCTGGAACCTATCCTTCTTCTCCGAAACAGGATGGCTGGACAAAGGGACCAGCGAGAGCGAACGTGGCTACCTCAAGGGCATCATCACCTGGATGCGCAACACGTTTCGCAAAGAGGGGTGA
- a CDS encoding carbon-nitrogen hydrolase family protein, which translates to MNPTQQALRVAVWQAAPVIMDAAATVDKTVHLIARAAASDAQLVVFPEVFIPAYPRGLSFGFVVGSRTEAGRRDWQRYYDNSILVPGPETEQIGEAAREACAYVVIGVTERDRMNRTLYCTLLYFGPDGSLLGTHRKLKPTGSERLIWGEGDGSTLTVIDTPFGRMGGLICWENYMVLARAAMYQQGVRIYLAPTADFREVWQSTMRHIAVEGRCFVIGCNQYVEKSMYPHDLHYRKDLDSQPEVMCPGGSCIVDPYGEYLDGPLFGEEGMLIADLDLGALTRTAMDFDPIGHYERPDVFRLEVTK; encoded by the coding sequence ATGAATCCGACACAGCAGGCGTTACGGGTTGCCGTGTGGCAGGCGGCCCCCGTCATCATGGATGCGGCGGCGACGGTGGATAAAACGGTTCATTTGATTGCCAGGGCGGCGGCAAGCGACGCCCAACTGGTTGTTTTTCCGGAAGTGTTTATTCCGGCCTATCCGCGCGGCCTCAGCTTCGGCTTCGTGGTCGGCAGTCGGACCGAGGCGGGGCGACGGGACTGGCAGCGCTATTATGACAACTCGATACTGGTGCCCGGACCGGAGACCGAACAGATCGGTGAGGCAGCCCGGGAAGCCTGTGCCTATGTAGTTATCGGGGTGACCGAGCGGGACCGGATGAACCGCACCTTGTATTGCACACTACTCTATTTCGGTCCGGATGGCTCGCTGCTCGGCACGCATCGGAAACTCAAACCGACCGGATCAGAACGGCTAATCTGGGGCGAGGGTGACGGTTCAACCCTGACTGTGATCGATACCCCGTTCGGGCGGATGGGCGGTTTGATCTGCTGGGAAAATTATATGGTATTGGCCCGTGCCGCCATGTATCAGCAGGGGGTGCGCATCTATCTGGCACCTACCGCCGATTTCCGCGAGGTGTGGCAGAGCACCATGCGCCATATAGCCGTGGAGGGACGCTGCTTCGTCATCGGCTGCAACCAGTACGTGGAGAAATCCATGTACCCCCATGATCTTCACTACCGAAAGGATCTCGATTCGCAGCCGGAGGTGATGTGCCCCGGCGGCAGCTGCATTGTCGATCCGTACGGGGAATATCTTGATGGGCCGTTGTTCGGTGAGGAAGGGATGTTGATCGCCGATCTGGACCTGGGCGCCCTGACCAGGACGGCCATGGACTTCGATCCGATCGGACATTACGAGCGTCCCGATGTCTTTCGCCTGGAGGTGACGAAGTAG